From a single Heterodontus francisci isolate sHetFra1 unplaced genomic scaffold, sHetFra1.hap1 HAP1_SCAFFOLD_286, whole genome shotgun sequence genomic region:
- the LOC137361733 gene encoding histone H2AX-like, which yields MSGRGKTGGKARAKAKSRSSRAGLQFPVGRVHRLLRKGNYAERVGAGAPVYLAAVLEYLTAEILELAGNAARDNKKSRIIPRHLQLAVRNDEELNKLLRGVTIAQGGVLPNIQAVLLPKKTSAQSSQKK from the coding sequence gaaagaccggcggcaaagctcgggccaaggccaagtctcggtcTTCCCGGgccggactgcagttcccggtgggccgtgttcacaggcttttgagaaagggcaactatgctgagcgtgtgggtgccggagccccggtctatttggctgctgtgctcgagtatctgactgctgaaatcctcgagctggccgggaacgcggcccgggacaacaagaagagccgcatcatccccagacacctgcagctggccgtccgcaacgatgaggagctcaacaagttgctgaGGGGAGTGACTattgctcagggcggggtgctgcctaatatccaggccgtgctgctgcccaagaaaaccagcgctcagagctcccagaaaaagtaa